The proteins below come from a single Mucilaginibacter mali genomic window:
- a CDS encoding DUF4159 domain-containing protein, translating to MKLRYGIALVLVFCLFTGFHAPSYRMAKLKYNGGGDWYGDRTALPNLIKFCNENLKTNFQAEDEIVEAGSAEVFNYPFIFMTGHGNVIFSDTEARNLRKYLTGGGFLHIDDNYGLDQFIRPQMKKVFPELDFVELPVNHPIYHQKYDFPAGLPKIHEHDGTRAQGFGLIYKGRLVCFYTYECDLGNGWEDFGTYANDTQEARLKALKMGANLIQYVLTQ from the coding sequence ATGAAATTAAGGTATGGGATAGCTTTGGTGCTGGTGTTTTGCCTGTTCACGGGTTTTCATGCCCCCTCATACCGGATGGCCAAGCTGAAATATAACGGCGGGGGCGATTGGTATGGCGACCGCACAGCCCTGCCCAATCTCATTAAGTTTTGCAACGAAAATTTAAAGACCAACTTCCAGGCCGAGGACGAGATAGTGGAAGCCGGAAGCGCCGAGGTGTTCAATTATCCGTTTATTTTTATGACGGGCCACGGCAACGTGATCTTTAGTGATACCGAGGCGCGCAACCTGCGCAAATATCTTACCGGCGGCGGTTTTTTGCATATCGATGATAATTATGGTTTAGACCAGTTTATCCGCCCGCAGATGAAAAAGGTATTCCCCGAATTGGATTTTGTGGAGTTGCCGGTGAACCACCCTATCTACCACCAGAAATATGATTTCCCTGCCGGATTACCCAAAATACATGAGCACGATGGCACCCGCGCGCAGGGCTTCGGCCTGATCTATAAAGGCCGCCTGGTATGCTTTTACACCTACGAGTGCGACCTGGGCAACGGCTGGGAAGATTTTGGCACCTACGCCAACGATACCCAGGAAGCCCGCCTTAAAGCCCTTAAAATGGGCGCTAACTTAATTCAATACGTACTTACCCAGTAA
- a CDS encoding RES family NAD+ phosphorylase, whose product MLLYRITRCTYAKDLSGTGARLYGGRWNNIGRAMVYTASSRALATLEALVHLPTAIIPDDFCITTIDAPEDIFEADMSLFPPNWNVYPEPEILKRTGDFFLKQNEHLLLKVPSAIVKQEFNYLINPLHARISEVKVLETEPFTFDERLL is encoded by the coding sequence ATGTTATTATACCGCATCACCCGTTGCACTTATGCCAAAGACCTGAGCGGTACCGGCGCCAGGCTGTATGGTGGCCGCTGGAACAACATTGGCAGGGCAATGGTTTACACAGCCTCATCGCGGGCATTGGCTACGCTCGAGGCATTAGTCCATTTACCTACCGCTATAATCCCCGATGATTTTTGCATCACCACTATTGATGCGCCTGAAGATATTTTTGAGGCCGATATGAGCCTGTTCCCTCCTAACTGGAATGTTTATCCCGAGCCCGAGATATTAAAACGCACAGGCGATTTCTTTTTGAAACAAAATGAGCACCTTTTATTAAAGGTACCGTCGGCCATTGTTAAACAGGAGTTTAATTATTTAATAAATCCCCTGCATGCCCGCATAAGCGAAGTGAAGGTTTTAGAAACCGAACCTTTTACGTTTGATGAGCGGTTGCTTTGA
- a CDS encoding OmpA family protein: MTSSATSTAKVFGGRGQYNTFSLGANVGIVSPFLATGGSNDFTDFKAQLGYGVSLRDQLAHSFGLQLDVNGGKVAGDNSSAAGGVAYGRRSFSTSFVSGTLSGVVNVATIDYIRRKNAVNFFLTGGAGLLWYNPTMVMANGSTFDFKAVSGHETKELIIPVGVGVKFRLTDALALNLGYKETFMDGDNLDGTYAKGTTKDHYSYGYGGLEYTFGPKSKPNLDWVNPVAMMYDELYDAELRREVAALKSRVSNVENAVADLKKDSDGDGVSDQFDKCPNTPAGTVVDGAGCEIKFPVIDTSVFVRKGSQPMVKADAYSNIQFDFDSSVLRTSSYPVLDATSSDLRSSSASVTLNGYASSEGTAAHNLRLSKDRANSVKTYLVNSGVDAKRIKVKGFGETHPIADNSTEEGRIMNRRVEFKK; this comes from the coding sequence ATGACGTCGTCTGCAACTTCTACTGCCAAGGTATTTGGCGGCAGAGGCCAGTACAACACTTTCAGCCTTGGTGCCAACGTTGGCATCGTTTCTCCTTTCCTGGCAACAGGCGGTTCTAACGATTTCACCGATTTCAAAGCACAATTAGGTTACGGTGTATCATTACGCGATCAGTTAGCACACTCATTTGGCTTACAATTAGACGTTAACGGCGGTAAAGTAGCAGGCGATAACAGCAGTGCAGCTGGTGGCGTAGCTTACGGCCGTCGCAGCTTTTCAACCAGCTTTGTAAGTGGTACTTTAAGCGGTGTTGTTAACGTTGCAACTATCGATTACATCCGCCGTAAAAACGCTGTTAACTTCTTCTTAACAGGTGGTGCTGGTTTATTATGGTATAACCCTACTATGGTAATGGCCAACGGTTCTACGTTTGATTTCAAAGCCGTTTCAGGCCATGAAACAAAAGAGCTGATCATCCCGGTAGGCGTTGGTGTTAAATTCCGTCTGACAGATGCGTTAGCATTGAACTTAGGTTACAAAGAAACCTTTATGGATGGCGACAACCTGGATGGTACTTACGCAAAAGGTACTACTAAAGATCACTACTCTTATGGTTACGGTGGTTTAGAGTACACTTTTGGTCCTAAATCAAAACCAAACCTGGATTGGGTTAACCCTGTAGCTATGATGTATGACGAACTGTATGATGCAGAATTACGTCGTGAAGTTGCTGCTTTGAAAAGCCGTGTAAGCAACGTAGAGAACGCTGTTGCTGACCTGAAGAAAGATTCTGACGGTGATGGTGTATCTGATCAATTCGACAAATGCCCTAACACTCCTGCAGGTACTGTAGTTGACGGTGCTGGTTGCGAGATCAAATTCCCTGTAATCGACACTTCGGTATTCGTTCGCAAAGGTTCGCAGCCAATGGTTAAAGCTGATGCTTACTCAAACATCCAGTTCGATTTCGATAGCTCTGTACTGCGTACTTCATCTTACCCGGTATTAGATGCTACTTCATCTGACCTGCGTAGCAGCTCTGCTTCAGTTACCCTGAACGGTTATGCTTCATCTGAAGGTACTGCAGCTCACAACCTGCGCTTATCTAAAGATCGTGCTAATTCAGTAAAAACTTACCTGGTTAACTCAGGTGTTGATGCAAAACGCATTAAAGTTAAAGGCTTCGGTGAAACTCACCCAATTGCTGATAACTCTACTGAAGAAGGTCGTATCATGAACCGTCGTGTTGAGTTCAAAAAATAA
- a CDS encoding biotin/lipoyl-containing protein, producing the protein MYRIKVNDKFDFEAKRNKGALTVNGEQATADIQKLGKQGYHLLHNNASYNAEVVSFDAEGKTAEIKVNGNTYQVSAQDQFDLLLDQLGMSSKDSSKISEIKAPMPGLVLKIFVNDGDEVKKGDNLFILEAMKMENIIKAPADVTIKATKIKPGDKVEKGQVLMLF; encoded by the coding sequence ATGTACCGCATAAAAGTAAACGACAAGTTTGATTTTGAGGCCAAACGCAATAAAGGCGCACTAACCGTTAATGGCGAACAAGCCACTGCCGATATTCAAAAATTGGGTAAGCAAGGCTATCACCTGTTGCACAACAACGCATCCTACAATGCCGAGGTAGTTAGCTTTGACGCGGAAGGGAAAACTGCCGAGATAAAGGTGAACGGTAATACCTACCAGGTATCAGCACAGGATCAGTTCGATCTGCTGCTCGATCAGTTGGGGATGAGCAGCAAGGATAGCTCAAAGATCAGCGAGATAAAAGCCCCCATGCCCGGTCTGGTGCTGAAGATATTTGTAAACGATGGCGACGAGGTTAAAAAAGGCGATAACCTGTTTATACTGGAAGCCATGAAGATGGAGAACATCATTAAAGCTCCCGCCGATGTAACCATTAAAGCCACCAAAATAAAACCCGGTGATAAAGTGGAAAAAGGGCAGGTACTGATGTTGTTTTAG
- a CDS encoding aminopeptidase P family protein, protein MAIFNANDEFVRSGDQNFIFKQNADFFYLSGIDQEQSILLLFPDCPNPLYKEVLFLRQTNEHIAVWEGHKYTKEEARAASGIEAVYWLQDFDNILHSIIHYADTVYINTNENDRYSHTVPYRDLRFLNDLRTKYPLHHYERSAPIMRDLRAVKSAIEVELTKKACSITRDSFLRILKFIKPGVAEYEIEAEIIHEFIRQRATGHAYNPIIASGPNAIVLHYIDNNQVCKDGDVILMDYAAEYANYNADMTRSVPVNGRYTKRQRDVYDAVLRVMRGATKMLVAGTVWNDYHDEVGKLMTSELIGLGLLTKHDVEKQDPKMPAYKKYFMHGTSHHLGIDVHDFAGRYTPFAAGNILTCEPGIYIPEEGLGIRLENNILITNDGNIDLMGDIPIEAAEIEEIMNS, encoded by the coding sequence ATGGCCATTTTTAACGCCAATGATGAATTTGTAAGAAGTGGCGATCAGAACTTTATTTTTAAACAAAACGCCGATTTTTTTTACCTCTCGGGTATAGATCAGGAGCAAAGCATCCTGCTTTTATTTCCTGATTGTCCTAATCCGTTATACAAAGAAGTACTTTTTTTAAGACAAACCAACGAACACATTGCAGTATGGGAAGGACACAAATACACCAAAGAGGAAGCAAGGGCAGCGTCGGGCATAGAGGCCGTATACTGGCTGCAGGACTTTGATAATATATTACACAGCATTATACATTATGCCGATACGGTGTATATTAATACAAACGAAAACGACAGGTATTCGCACACTGTGCCTTATCGCGACCTGCGTTTCCTGAATGATCTGCGTACTAAATATCCTTTACATCATTATGAACGCTCGGCCCCCATTATGCGCGATCTGCGCGCGGTAAAATCTGCTATTGAGGTCGAACTGACCAAAAAAGCATGCAGTATTACCCGCGATTCGTTTTTACGGATACTGAAATTTATAAAACCCGGCGTGGCCGAATATGAAATTGAGGCAGAGATCATCCACGAGTTTATTCGTCAGCGCGCCACCGGCCATGCCTATAATCCCATCATTGCTTCGGGGCCTAACGCCATTGTACTACATTATATAGATAACAACCAGGTTTGCAAGGATGGCGATGTGATATTAATGGATTACGCCGCCGAATATGCTAACTATAATGCCGATATGACCAGATCGGTACCGGTTAATGGCCGCTATACCAAGCGCCAGCGCGATGTGTACGATGCTGTGTTGCGGGTAATGCGCGGCGCTACAAAAATGCTGGTGGCCGGCACCGTATGGAATGATTATCATGACGAAGTGGGCAAACTAATGACCAGCGAATTGATTGGCCTTGGTTTACTTACCAAACACGATGTAGAAAAGCAGGACCCTAAAATGCCGGCTTATAAAAAGTACTTTATGCACGGTACATCGCACCACCTGGGCATTGATGTGCACGATTTTGCCGGCCGCTATACGCCATTTGCAGCCGGGAACATCCTAACCTGCGAGCCGGGCATTTATATACCAGAAGAAGGTTTGGGGATCCGCCTGGAAAACAATATTCTGATCACTAACGATGGAAATATCGATCTGATGGGCGACATCCCAATAGAAGCCGCGGAGATAGAGGAAATCATGAATTCATAA
- a CDS encoding M20 family metallo-hydrolase translates to MTDINQLHQQAISLLQQLIRIPSFSKEEDKTADVIEQFLQQQGVSTHRKLNNIWAWNKHFDAAKPTILLNSHHDTVKPNSGYTRDPYDAAIEDGKLFGLGSNDAGGCLVSLIMTFLHFYNQENLSYNLCLATTAEEEISGVNGLELIIPDLGELSFGIVGEPTQMHLAIAERGLMVLDCTAHGKAGHAAREEGENAIYKALSDIEWFRNYKFPKESEVFGPIKMSVTIINAGSQHNVVPASCVFTVDVRVTDAYRNEEVLEIIRQHVVSDVKPRSIRLKPSSIDKNHPIVQAGIKLGRTTYGSPTTSDQSLLDIPSLKVGPGDSARSHTADEFVYVDEIREGIDLYIKMLSSVIS, encoded by the coding sequence ATGACCGATATTAATCAACTCCACCAACAAGCCATTAGCCTGCTGCAACAACTTATCCGCATACCTTCGTTTAGTAAAGAGGAAGATAAAACGGCTGATGTGATCGAACAATTTCTTCAGCAACAGGGTGTTAGTACCCATCGTAAGCTAAATAATATATGGGCATGGAACAAACATTTCGACGCGGCTAAGCCTACCATCCTGCTTAACTCGCACCACGATACGGTGAAACCCAATTCGGGCTATACCCGCGATCCGTATGATGCTGCCATTGAAGATGGTAAACTATTTGGATTGGGGAGCAACGATGCCGGCGGGTGCCTGGTGTCGCTTATCATGACCTTTCTGCATTTTTACAACCAGGAAAATTTAAGTTATAACCTGTGCCTGGCCACCACGGCCGAAGAAGAGATCTCGGGCGTAAATGGCCTGGAGCTGATCATTCCTGATCTGGGCGAACTTAGCTTTGGTATAGTGGGCGAACCAACCCAAATGCACCTGGCCATAGCCGAGCGCGGCCTGATGGTACTGGATTGCACCGCGCACGGCAAAGCAGGCCATGCCGCCCGCGAAGAGGGCGAGAACGCCATATATAAAGCATTAAGCGATATCGAGTGGTTCCGCAACTATAAATTCCCGAAAGAATCGGAAGTGTTCGGGCCGATAAAAATGTCGGTAACTATTATTAACGCGGGTTCGCAACATAACGTGGTGCCGGCAAGCTGCGTATTTACGGTTGACGTGCGCGTAACCGATGCTTACCGTAATGAGGAAGTGCTGGAGATCATCCGCCAGCATGTGGTTAGTGATGTTAAGCCGCGCTCTATTCGCTTAAAGCCATCGTCAATAGATAAAAACCACCCTATTGTACAGGCGGGTATTAAATTGGGCCGCACCACTTACGGTTCGCCTACCACGTCCGATCAATCTCTGCTGGATATCCCTTCGCTAAAAGTAGGCCCCGGTGATTCTGCCCGTTCGCATACGGCCGATGAATTTGTTTATGTAGATGAAATTCGGGAGGGGATAGATCTGTATATCAAAATGCTGTCTTCGGTGATTAGTTGA
- a CDS encoding tetratricopeptide repeat protein, whose translation MFFSGHYPYYLTIALQIICVIHCIKRGRQGWIWLIVFLPVVGSLVYIFMEILPSSRMRAPRIDVGAVVNPGGKIKKLEENLRFTDTFNNRVLLADAYMQASQIDKAIELYESSLTGAFAENEHVIAQLIIAYYQSGRYADAIKIASKIYKQPQFIRSQAHLFYAMSLESAGQIDKAEAEFKAMQGRYSYYEQRYHYGVFLRRNGRDADAEKVFTTMLEEEAHLSAIERKGARPWCTKARTELKAIS comes from the coding sequence ATGTTTTTTTCAGGCCATTACCCCTATTATCTCACCATCGCGCTGCAGATCATATGCGTTATCCACTGTATAAAAAGGGGCAGACAGGGTTGGATATGGCTTATTGTTTTTTTACCTGTAGTGGGTAGCCTGGTGTATATTTTTATGGAGATATTACCCTCAAGCCGGATGCGGGCGCCGCGTATTGATGTTGGCGCGGTGGTTAACCCCGGCGGCAAGATCAAAAAACTGGAAGAAAACCTGCGTTTTACCGATACTTTTAATAACCGTGTGCTACTGGCCGATGCCTATATGCAAGCAAGTCAAATCGATAAGGCCATTGAACTTTATGAAAGCAGCCTTACCGGAGCCTTTGCAGAAAACGAACATGTAATAGCCCAACTTATTATTGCCTATTATCAATCAGGCCGGTATGCCGATGCGATTAAAATAGCCTCGAAAATATATAAGCAGCCGCAATTTATACGGTCGCAGGCGCATTTGTTTTATGCCATGTCGTTGGAGAGTGCCGGGCAAATTGATAAAGCCGAAGCCGAATTCAAAGCCATGCAGGGCCGCTATTCGTATTACGAACAGCGCTACCATTATGGTGTTTTTTTGCGCAGGAACGGGCGCGATGCCGATGCTGAAAAGGTATTCACCACCATGCTTGAAGAGGAAGCCCACCTAAGCGCCATCGAACGTAAAGGTGCACGCCCATGGTGTACTAAAGCGCGTACCGAATTGAAAGCTATTTCTTAA
- a CDS encoding basic secretory protein-like protein yields the protein MKKLTLLSAAALLAVSASAQVEKTYKQKGYTLNFTNTDATLDSALQERMIKTFFEVYPKLSKEYNKNTEKIVYMKIDTAYKGVAATGNAHVRISPKWMHQHPEDIDVITHEVMHIVQNYGNSVGPGWLTEGIADYARNQFGVNNPAAKWSLGEYKAGQNYTNSYRITARFLLWIETKVKKGIVKELDKEMRDHTYTDAVWTSQTGKTLDELWAAYVANPSLS from the coding sequence ATGAAAAAACTGACACTATTATCGGCCGCCGCTTTACTAGCGGTATCTGCCTCTGCACAGGTTGAAAAAACGTATAAGCAAAAAGGCTACACGCTTAACTTCACCAATACCGATGCTACCTTAGACAGCGCTTTGCAGGAGCGCATGATCAAAACCTTTTTTGAAGTATATCCTAAACTTTCGAAGGAGTATAATAAAAATACCGAGAAGATTGTTTACATGAAAATCGACACTGCCTACAAAGGCGTAGCCGCTACCGGCAATGCCCATGTACGCATCAGCCCTAAATGGATGCACCAGCACCCTGAAGATATTGATGTAATTACGCACGAAGTGATGCACATCGTTCAAAATTATGGCAACAGCGTTGGCCCGGGCTGGCTTACTGAAGGTATTGCCGATTACGCCCGCAACCAGTTTGGCGTAAACAATCCGGCTGCGAAATGGAGCTTAGGCGAATATAAAGCCGGACAAAACTATACCAACAGCTACCGCATTACCGCGCGCTTTTTACTTTGGATAGAAACAAAAGTAAAAAAGGGCATAGTAAAAGAACTGGATAAAGAAATGCGCGACCATACTTATACTGATGCTGTATGGACCAGCCAAACCGGTAAGACACTTGATGAGCTTTGGGCAGCTTACGTGGCTAATCCATCCTTAAGCTAA
- a CDS encoding SUMF1/EgtB/PvdO family nonheme iron enzyme has protein sequence MKMNFSRYALVLLGAGTLLAGCAPKPQSQTTGMRYNDKYNGGFQVFRKTHPSPGPGLIAIEGGTFVQGGSAGEDVTFEYNNVRKRKSISTFYMDETEVSNNDWREYLYWLQTNFPDDRELYYNAIPDTLVWRRPLSYNEPYVDNYLRGAAFQDYPVVGVSWDQVQDYCDWRTQRMNENILRTQGQLVTWKDRAKNANPATAQNPADPNAPAAATPAAGAVDPKKQPFNTEIYLNGQYKGPGIDGKRMPNDLNPRNDTSATGKGKVKRPVRKEDGILRAGYRLPTEAEWEYAALGLAGNTQLENITEGKVYPWNGMGVRSPKSKTRGLILANFKRTSGDNAGVGGYLNDKADITAPVRSYEPNDFGLYNMAGNVNEWTNDTYRQTSFEETDDFNPYRGNQFTNKQYADAAKGVYAKDKYGRPIKVPATGYKKQTWAEMVAQQQGNTKPTGPANANAAVNPGTTGVSNPKSSIAGKAYTPDVRGYNDTVNTTLYGVTTLISDKSKVYKGGSWNDRAFWLNPATRRAMDEDEASAEIGFRCAMNYDGPPEINPNGKPEFSVKKPKTFNAKKR, from the coding sequence ATGAAAATGAATTTTAGCAGGTATGCTTTAGTGCTGTTGGGAGCCGGGACGTTGCTGGCAGGTTGTGCGCCAAAACCACAATCGCAAACAACCGGTATGCGATATAATGATAAGTACAATGGCGGTTTCCAGGTGTTCCGGAAAACGCACCCTTCTCCGGGCCCGGGCCTGATCGCTATTGAGGGCGGTACCTTTGTGCAGGGTGGCAGTGCCGGCGAAGACGTTACCTTTGAATATAATAACGTGCGCAAGCGCAAATCTATCTCAACCTTTTATATGGATGAGACCGAAGTTTCTAATAACGACTGGCGCGAATATCTGTATTGGCTGCAAACCAATTTTCCCGACGATCGTGAACTTTACTATAATGCCATCCCCGATACCCTGGTTTGGAGAAGGCCATTATCATACAACGAACCTTATGTGGATAACTACCTGCGCGGCGCCGCTTTCCAGGATTACCCGGTGGTAGGCGTAAGCTGGGACCAGGTGCAGGATTATTGCGACTGGCGTACACAGCGCATGAACGAGAATATTTTGCGTACACAAGGCCAGTTAGTAACCTGGAAAGACCGTGCTAAGAATGCAAACCCTGCAACTGCACAAAACCCGGCCGACCCTAACGCGCCTGCTGCTGCAACGCCTGCTGCCGGTGCGGTAGACCCTAAAAAGCAACCGTTTAATACCGAAATATATTTGAACGGGCAGTACAAAGGCCCTGGCATTGATGGTAAACGCATGCCTAACGACCTGAACCCGCGTAATGATACATCGGCCACCGGCAAAGGTAAAGTAAAACGCCCTGTACGTAAAGAAGATGGTATACTGCGTGCCGGTTACCGCCTGCCAACCGAAGCCGAGTGGGAATATGCAGCTTTAGGCCTTGCAGGCAATACTCAGCTGGAAAACATTACCGAAGGGAAAGTATATCCATGGAATGGCATGGGTGTTCGTTCGCCAAAATCAAAAACACGTGGGTTGATATTAGCCAACTTTAAACGAACCAGTGGTGATAACGCCGGTGTGGGCGGCTACCTGAATGATAAGGCCGATATTACCGCGCCTGTACGTTCGTACGAGCCGAATGACTTTGGTTTATACAACATGGCCGGCAACGTAAACGAATGGACCAACGATACTTATCGCCAAACATCGTTTGAGGAAACCGACGACTTTAACCCATATCGTGGCAACCAGTTTACTAACAAGCAATATGCTGATGCTGCCAAAGGTGTTTATGCAAAAGATAAATATGGCCGCCCGATAAAAGTACCTGCAACCGGTTACAAAAAACAAACCTGGGCCGAAATGGTTGCCCAGCAACAAGGCAATACCAAGCCTACCGGTCCGGCTAATGCAAACGCTGCGGTAAATCCGGGCACTACGGGTGTTTCAAATCCTAAAAGTTCAATTGCCGGTAAAGCTTATACTCCGGATGTGCGTGGTTATAACGATACTGTAAACACCACTTTATATGGTGTAACTACCCTGATCAGTGATAAATCGAAAGTATATAAAGGCGGTTCGTGGAACGACAGGGCATTTTGGTTAAACCCGGCTACCCGCCGTGCTATGGATGAGGATGAAGCCAGCGCTGAAATTGGTTTCCGTTGCGCCATGAACTACGATGGCCCGCCCGAAATTAACCCGAATGGCAAGCCAGAGTTTAGCGTTAAAAAACCAAAGACCTTTAATGCTAAGAAAAGATAA
- the ispF gene encoding 2-C-methyl-D-erythritol 2,4-cyclodiphosphate synthase, translated as MAKIKVGFGFDVHQLRQNHPFIMGGVKLEHTSGAYGHSDADVLLHAICDALLGAANLRDIGYHFKNTDDRWKGISSLVLLQHVMEMLKEKGWAIGNIDAMICLEAPKVNPHVPAMKANIAQAAGISEEDISIKATTNEQMGFIGREEGVVAYAVCLIERI; from the coding sequence ATGGCTAAAATAAAAGTAGGCTTTGGGTTTGATGTACATCAACTAAGGCAAAACCATCCTTTCATAATGGGCGGCGTTAAGCTGGAACACACATCTGGCGCATACGGCCACTCAGACGCCGATGTATTGCTGCATGCCATTTGCGATGCCCTGCTGGGCGCGGCCAACCTGCGCGATATCGGCTATCACTTTAAAAATACCGACGACCGCTGGAAAGGCATCAGCAGCCTGGTGCTGTTACAGCATGTCATGGAAATGCTGAAGGAAAAAGGCTGGGCCATTGGCAATATCGATGCCATGATATGCCTGGAAGCGCCAAAAGTAAACCCGCATGTACCTGCCATGAAAGCCAACATCGCACAAGCCGCAGGTATCAGCGAGGAGGATATCTCTATCAAAGCTACCACTAACGAGCAAATGGGCTTTATTGGCCGTGAAGAGGGTGTTGTGGCTTATGCGGTTTGTTTGATAGAGCGGATTTAA
- the parS gene encoding type II RES/Xre toxin-antitoxin system antitoxin has product MSEKRKHIASNEVSEPMVAYIAAGADNSFYNLLSGVKPARFSTDFDILKLTREGLPKKVLTSLAKKIAITLQELADIMHISERTLQRYDDNAIVKTEYAEKAIELARLYSRGQEVFGSMDKFQRWMKTPGHVFRNETPISLLDTSVGFDMVLKELGRIEHGIFA; this is encoded by the coding sequence ATGTCTGAAAAAAGAAAACATATCGCCTCAAATGAAGTTAGCGAGCCTATGGTAGCATACATAGCCGCAGGCGCCGATAACTCATTTTACAACCTGCTAAGCGGGGTTAAACCAGCCCGCTTTAGTACCGATTTTGATATCCTGAAACTTACCCGCGAAGGATTGCCTAAAAAGGTATTAACATCGCTGGCTAAAAAAATAGCTATTACCCTGCAGGAACTGGCCGATATTATGCACATTTCCGAACGCACCCTGCAGCGTTATGATGACAACGCCATCGTTAAAACCGAGTACGCCGAAAAGGCTATCGAACTGGCCAGGCTTTATTCGCGCGGCCAGGAGGTTTTTGGTTCGATGGATAAATTTCAGCGCTGGATGAAAACGCCGGGGCACGTTTTCCGTAACGAAACGCCTATTTCCCTGCTGGATACTTCTGTTGGTTTTGATATGGTGCTGAAAGAACTTGGCCGTATCGAGCACGGTATTTTCGCGTAA
- the porV gene encoding type IX secretion system outer membrane channel protein PorV yields MMKIFSTFFLRAGSFVAVMLPLTLRAQVVGPTGTNTNGSSSNAIVTGVPFLSIAPDSRSGAMGDAGVALSPDVNANYWNPAKLAFIDGDNNLGLSYSPWLRRLVPDVSLAYLSFARKVDDRNAIGASLRYFNLGAIQLIDANQNDQGTYRPSEFSFDVSFARSFGENLSLGLTGRYIHSNLSNGAFTGSQQTKPANAVAADVSMYYKRPGQQFGNDALFAFGVNISNIGTKISYSDGGVKYFLPTNLKMGVANTWFIDEYNDFTLTMDVNKLLVPTPPIRDNSGNIISGTDDNRSVPAGIFGSFSDAPGGFAEEMREISYSPGLEYRYNKQFALRVGYFYENPTKGDRQYLTMGAGFKYDIFNIDFSYLAANQQKSPLSNTLRFSVSINFGGQKSSDK; encoded by the coding sequence ATGATGAAGATATTTTCCACGTTTTTTCTAAGGGCAGGTTCATTTGTAGCTGTTATGCTGCCATTAACCCTGCGGGCACAGGTGGTTGGGCCTACCGGTACAAATACCAACGGTAGCAGTTCAAACGCTATTGTAACCGGCGTGCCTTTCCTAAGTATAGCACCCGATTCGCGTTCGGGAGCTATGGGCGATGCCGGCGTGGCGTTATCGCCCGATGTAAATGCTAATTACTGGAACCCGGCTAAACTGGCTTTTATCGATGGCGATAATAACCTCGGCCTGTCATACAGCCCCTGGCTGCGCCGTTTGGTGCCCGATGTATCGCTGGCTTATTTAAGCTTTGCCCGTAAGGTTGACGACCGTAACGCCATCGGCGCGTCGTTAAGATATTTTAACCTGGGGGCTATCCAGTTAATTGACGCTAATCAAAACGACCAGGGCACATATCGCCCCTCCGAGTTTTCATTCGATGTTTCATTTGCCCGGTCTTTTGGCGAAAACCTATCGCTGGGCTTAACCGGTCGTTACATCCACTCAAATCTTTCAAACGGGGCTTTTACCGGCAGCCAGCAAACCAAACCGGCCAATGCCGTAGCTGCAGATGTTTCTATGTATTACAAAAGGCCGGGCCAGCAATTTGGTAACGACGCGCTTTTTGCCTTTGGTGTTAATATTTCAAACATCGGCACCAAGATCAGCTATTCGGATGGCGGGGTGAAATACTTTTTGCCTACCAATTTAAAAATGGGCGTGGCCAATACCTGGTTTATCGACGAGTACAACGATTTTACGCTAACCATGGATGTTAACAAACTGCTGGTACCTACCCCACCCATCCGCGATAACAGCGGCAATATCATCAGCGGTACAGACGATAACCGTTCGGTACCTGCCGGCATCTTCGGTTCGTTCAGCGATGCGCCGGGCGGCTTTGCCGAAGAAATGCGCGAGATCAGCTATTCACCTGGCTTAGAGTATCGTTACAATAAACAATTTGCCCTGCGTGTAGGTTACTTTTACGAGAACCCCACCAAAGGCGACAGGCAATATCTAACCATGGGCGCCGGCTTTAAATACGATATATTTAATATCGATTTTTCGTACCTGGCAGCCAATCAGCAAAAAAGTCCGCTATCAAATACCCTGCGCTTCTCGGTATCGATTAACTTTGGCGGACAAAAATCATCCGACAAGTAA